Proteins co-encoded in one Pseudophryne corroboree isolate aPseCor3 chromosome 1, aPseCor3.hap2, whole genome shotgun sequence genomic window:
- the RNF170 gene encoding E3 ubiquitin-protein ligase RNF170 isoform X2 gives MSCPVCLQQATFPLETNCGHLFCGSCIIAYWRYGSWLGAISCPICRQTVTLLFPLFDVGEQEDAQEIFQEVNNYNRRFSGQPRSLVDRIMDLPTLLRHAFREMFSVGGLFRMFRIRIVLCLLGAFFYLVSPLDIIPEALFGILGLMDDLFVIFLLLIYISIMYREVVTQRLHR, from the exons ATGTCTTGCCCAGTCTGTTTACAACAAGCTACGTTTCCATTGGAAACAAACTGTGGGCATCTTTTCTGTG GTTCATGTATTATTGCATACTGGAGATATGGTTCATGGCTTGGAGCTATCAGCTGTCCTATTTGCAGACAAACA GTAACGTTATTATTTCCATTGTTTGATGTCGGTGAACAGGAAGATGCACAAGAAATATTTCAGGAAGTTAATAATTACAACAGAAGATTTTCTGGACAGCCTCGTTCT CTTGTGGACAGAATTATGGACTTGCCGACATTGCTACGCCACGCGTTTCGGGAGATGTTTTCAGTTGGTGGCCTTTTTCGAATGTTCCGAATAAGAATTGTCCTCTGCCTGCTTGGAGCCTTTTTCTATCTGGTGTCTCCTTTGGACATTATTCCAGAAGCTCTGTTTGGTATTCTTGGTTTGATGGACGACCTGTTTGTCATATTTTTATTGCTTATTTACATTTCGATCATGTATCGTGAAGTAGTAACTCAAAGGTTGCACAGGTGA